The following proteins are encoded in a genomic region of Sulfurovum indicum:
- the acpP gene encoding acyl carrier protein translates to MALFDDVKEVVVEQLNVSPDEVKEESKFVEDLGADSLDVVELVMALEEKFDIEIPDDQAEAIATVADAIKFIENANA, encoded by the coding sequence ATTATTTGATGATGTAAAAGAGGTAGTTGTTGAGCAACTGAATGTGAGCCCGGATGAGGTAAAAGAAGAGTCTAAGTTCGTAGAGGACCTTGGGGCTGACAGTCTTGATGTCGTTGAATTGGTAATGGCGCTTGAAGAGAAATTTGATATTGAAATTCCTGATGATCAGGCGGAAGCGATCGCAACTGTAGCAGATGCCATCAAATTTATCGAGAATGCAAACGCATAA
- a CDS encoding beta-ketoacyl-ACP synthase II, whose product MKRVVVTGLGMINSLGLDKESAFAAIVEGKCGIKEIGAFDTEKHSVKIAGEITDFDPTSVMDAKEVKKADRFIQLGLKAAAEAMEDAKLPENVDRDRFGVASASGIGGLINIEKNSIICATRGPKRISPFFIPSSLVNMLGGFVSIYQELRGPNLSSVTACAAGTHAIGEAAKSIMVGTADKMLVIGAEAAICAAGVGGFAAMKALSTRNDDPQHASRPFDAERDGFVMGEGAAALVLETYEDAVARGATIYGELIGFGESGDANHITTPTMDGPLRAMKMAYSMAGEPKVDYVNAHGTSTPINDKNETAALKELFGGKENCPPVSSIKGQVGHCLGAAGAIEAVVSLMAMRESILPPTINYTTPDENCDLDYIPNEARKAEINVVMSNSFGFGGTNGVVIFKKV is encoded by the coding sequence GTGAAAAGAGTAGTGGTAACAGGTTTGGGAATGATCAACTCTCTTGGGTTGGATAAAGAGAGTGCATTCGCTGCCATTGTAGAAGGAAAATGCGGGATCAAAGAGATCGGGGCTTTTGATACTGAGAAGCATTCAGTTAAAATTGCGGGGGAGATCACCGATTTTGACCCGACATCCGTTATGGATGCCAAAGAGGTCAAAAAAGCGGACAGGTTTATTCAGCTTGGTCTCAAAGCGGCAGCTGAAGCGATGGAAGATGCAAAACTGCCTGAAAATGTGGACAGAGACCGTTTTGGTGTGGCCTCTGCATCAGGGATCGGTGGTTTGATCAATATTGAAAAGAACTCTATTATTTGTGCAACAAGAGGGCCCAAACGTATCTCTCCGTTCTTTATTCCGTCTTCACTGGTCAATATGCTTGGTGGTTTTGTTTCGATCTATCAGGAGCTTAGAGGTCCAAACCTCTCCTCTGTAACTGCCTGTGCTGCAGGGACGCATGCCATTGGTGAAGCTGCAAAGTCGATTATGGTAGGTACAGCAGACAAAATGCTTGTCATCGGTGCGGAAGCTGCGATCTGTGCTGCAGGTGTAGGTGGATTTGCTGCAATGAAAGCACTCTCTACACGCAATGATGACCCACAGCATGCTTCAAGACCGTTTGACGCAGAGCGTGACGGATTTGTCATGGGTGAGGGTGCTGCAGCATTGGTACTTGAAACCTATGAGGATGCTGTAGCACGTGGTGCAACGATCTATGGAGAGCTTATCGGGTTTGGTGAGAGTGGTGATGCAAACCATATCACAACACCAACTATGGATGGTCCTCTTCGTGCCATGAAAATGGCATACAGTATGGCAGGTGAGCCAAAGGTAGACTATGTCAATGCACATGGTACTTCTACCCCGATCAATGATAAAAATGAGACTGCTGCACTGAAAGAACTTTTTGGCGGTAAAGAGAACTGTCCTCCTGTAAGTTCCATCAAGGGACAGGTAGGACACTGCCTTGGGGCTGCCGGTGCGATCGAAGCAGTCGTTTCATTAATGGCAATGAGAGAGAGTATTCTGCCTCCGACTATCAACTATACAACTCCTGATGAGAACTGTGATCTTGACTATATACCAAATGAAGCAAGAAAAGCAGAGATAAATGTGGTGATGAGCAACTCCTTTGGGTTCGGCGGAACTAACGGTGTTGTTATCTTCAAGAAAGTATAA
- the accA gene encoding acetyl-CoA carboxylase carboxyl transferase subunit alpha — translation MATYLDFESKIEKIQEEIVSAHAVANLEAVEKYQKELQKEVEKTFSSLSDYQKLQLARHPDRPYALDYIKLILEDAYEIHGDRAFRDDPAILCYIGWIDGQKTMVIGEQKGRGVKNKIKRNFGMPNPEGYRKALRAVRLAEKFNIPVLMLIDTPGAYPGLGAEERGQSEAIARNLFEFASMKVPMVSVVIGEGGSGGALAIGVADRLAMMRYSVFAVISPEGCSAILWNDPSKVETATKALKITPGDLLEHGLIDDVLDEPLIGAHRDKVTAAEVLKNYFLETVKNLKELSVDELLDQRYKRLTSVGAFSE, via the coding sequence ATGGCAACCTATTTGGATTTTGAGAGTAAGATTGAAAAGATACAGGAAGAGATCGTATCTGCTCATGCTGTTGCCAATCTTGAAGCAGTAGAGAAGTATCAGAAAGAGTTACAAAAAGAGGTAGAGAAAACATTCAGCTCCTTGAGTGACTATCAGAAACTCCAGCTTGCACGTCATCCGGACAGACCCTATGCGCTTGACTATATCAAACTGATCCTTGAGGATGCCTACGAGATTCATGGTGACAGAGCTTTCCGTGATGATCCGGCTATTCTCTGCTATATCGGATGGATCGATGGACAGAAGACTATGGTGATCGGTGAGCAGAAGGGACGTGGAGTCAAAAACAAGATCAAGCGCAATTTTGGTATGCCCAATCCTGAGGGATATAGAAAAGCACTGCGTGCTGTACGTTTGGCTGAAAAGTTCAATATTCCGGTGTTAATGCTTATAGACACTCCGGGTGCCTATCCCGGTCTCGGTGCAGAAGAACGCGGACAGAGCGAAGCAATCGCAAGAAACCTTTTTGAGTTCGCCTCTATGAAAGTGCCGATGGTCTCTGTGGTCATTGGAGAGGGAGGTTCAGGAGGAGCACTTGCTATCGGTGTTGCCGATAGACTGGCGATGATGCGTTACTCTGTTTTTGCCGTGATCTCTCCGGAAGGATGTTCGGCTATTCTATGGAATGATCCAAGTAAAGTAGAGACAGCAACCAAAGCACTCAAGATAACACCTGGAGACCTGCTTGAACATGGACTGATAGATGATGTACTGGATGAACCGCTGATCGGTGCACACCGTGATAAAGTGACAGCGGCAGAAGTGTTGAAGAACTACTTCCTGGAAACAGTAAAAAACCTTAAAGAACTCTCTGTAGATGAGTTGCTCGACCAGCGCTATAAAAGGCTTACTTCCGTTGGTGCATTCAGCGAATAA
- a CDS encoding DedA family protein gives MIHDIAAFLVDKIGDMGYLGIFILMFLESTFFPFPSEIVMIPAGYLAYKGEMNLYLIVLTGIAGSVAGALFNYYLALHFGRTFLLRYGKYFFIKKKTLEKLESFFQKHGELSTFNGRLIPGIRQLISLPAGLARMNIIHFSCYSALGAGIWVIVLVALGYLLGTNETLISEYLHTATLIALISVILITLFYVIRNKRRHKILEE, from the coding sequence ATGATACACGATATAGCAGCATTCCTTGTTGATAAAATAGGAGATATGGGCTATCTCGGTATCTTTATTCTGATGTTCCTTGAGAGTACTTTTTTCCCATTCCCCAGTGAAATTGTCATGATACCGGCAGGCTATCTTGCCTATAAAGGAGAGATGAATCTCTACCTTATTGTCCTGACAGGAATTGCAGGTTCTGTTGCCGGAGCACTCTTTAACTACTATCTGGCACTTCACTTCGGACGTACTTTTTTGCTTAGGTATGGAAAATATTTTTTTATTAAAAAGAAGACACTGGAGAAACTGGAAAGCTTTTTCCAAAAGCATGGAGAACTTTCTACCTTTAACGGAAGACTTATCCCGGGTATACGGCAGCTTATCTCTTTGCCGGCTGGACTGGCGCGAATGAACATTATCCATTTTTCATGCTATTCAGCTTTGGGTGCCGGTATCTGGGTGATCGTACTGGTTGCCTTGGGTTACCTGCTTGGGACAAATGAAACGTTGATATCCGAGTATCTGCATACAGCTACACTGATCGCACTCATCAGTGTCATATTGATCACGCTTTTTTATGTAATACGAAATAAAAGACGCCATAAGATACTGGAAGAGTAA
- the dbpA gene encoding ATP-dependent RNA helicase DbpA, with translation MATFDSISTIPSALLETLKHLNFTTMTQIQEKAIPVILAQKDVLAQSKTGSGKTVAFGIPLIIHTDTNCHTPQHLIITPTRELAQQVAEELRRLSVYKSNLKILTLYGGVPLRTQADSLAKGAHILIGTPGRLQDHLEKGTLALKGIKTLVLDEADRMLDMGFYNDILKISSAMPKKKQTLLFSATFPQKIETLAKTLLHDPDIIKVDTVQEAQKIKELVYTVDNKQKALIQIIHSFKPESLLIFCNTKADVITLAAYLHTQGHDVIDLHGDLDQRERNEAVILFSNGTKRIMVATDVASRGLDIKGIDLVINYDLPFDQEVYTHRIGRTGRADATGKAVSFYMSGSQKTAYILERAQERALQTLNNDPSFTMISPWDTLCINGGKKTKLRAGDILGTLCKEVGIDNTMIGKITITENRSYIVLHYSFIEKTVNALKHTKIKKKRYVAWRLERS, from the coding sequence ATGGCAACCTTTGATTCCATCTCTACCATTCCCTCAGCACTTCTTGAGACACTCAAACATCTCAATTTCACAACCATGACACAGATCCAGGAGAAAGCCATCCCTGTAATATTGGCACAAAAAGATGTTCTGGCACAGTCAAAGACTGGATCTGGGAAAACCGTAGCCTTCGGAATACCTCTTATTATCCATACAGATACAAACTGCCACACACCACAACATCTTATCATTACACCGACTCGGGAGTTGGCACAGCAGGTTGCAGAGGAACTTCGCAGGCTTTCTGTTTACAAATCCAACCTCAAGATACTTACACTCTATGGAGGTGTACCGCTTCGTACACAGGCAGACTCGTTGGCAAAGGGAGCACATATTCTCATAGGTACACCCGGAAGACTTCAGGATCACCTTGAGAAAGGTACTTTGGCACTTAAAGGGATAAAGACACTGGTACTTGATGAAGCGGACAGGATGCTTGATATGGGATTTTATAATGATATTCTAAAGATCTCCTCAGCCATGCCCAAGAAAAAGCAGACACTGCTCTTTTCCGCTACTTTCCCTCAAAAAATAGAAACCCTTGCCAAAACACTTTTGCATGATCCTGACATCATCAAAGTAGATACCGTTCAGGAAGCTCAGAAGATCAAAGAGCTTGTCTATACAGTAGACAATAAACAAAAAGCACTGATACAGATCATACACTCCTTTAAACCGGAATCACTTCTGATATTCTGTAATACCAAAGCCGATGTGATCACACTTGCAGCGTACCTCCATACACAAGGACATGATGTGATAGATCTGCATGGAGACCTGGATCAGCGTGAGCGGAATGAGGCGGTCATTCTCTTTTCCAACGGTACCAAACGTATCATGGTTGCTACCGATGTTGCTTCAAGGGGACTGGACATTAAAGGTATCGATCTTGTGATCAATTATGATCTTCCCTTCGACCAGGAAGTATATACGCACCGTATCGGCCGTACAGGACGTGCAGATGCAACCGGCAAAGCCGTTTCATTCTATATGTCCGGAAGCCAAAAAACTGCCTATATTCTTGAAAGAGCACAAGAAAGAGCACTTCAGACACTGAACAATGACCCATCTTTTACCATGATATCACCCTGGGATACTCTCTGTATCAATGGTGGTAAGAAGACAAAACTTCGTGCCGGTGATATCCTGGGAACGCTCTGTAAAGAGGTAGGTATTGACAATACGATGATAGGAAAGATCACCATTACAGAGAACAGATCCTATATAGTACTACATTACAGTTTTATCGAAAAAACCGTCAATGCCCTGAAGCATACGAAGATCAAAAAAAAGAGATATGTTGCCTGGCGACTGGAGAGATCATGA
- a CDS encoding YdcH family protein — protein MLHEYRDEIHQLKQENAHFARIFEKHNELDDKIEKAENGDIPMTDMEIETLKKEKLLLKDEAYKMILDYRKSKA, from the coding sequence ATGTTACACGAATATAGAGACGAAATCCATCAACTGAAACAGGAAAATGCCCATTTCGCAAGGATCTTCGAAAAGCACAATGAACTTGACGACAAGATCGAAAAAGCTGAGAACGGTGACATCCCCATGACAGATATGGAGATTGAAACACTTAAAAAAGAGAAGCTTCTTCTTAAAGATGAAGCGTATAAAATGATCCTGGATTACAGAAAAAGCAAAGCATAG